The stretch of DNA TGGACTTGCTCATCGGTAACACCGTCCGGACGTAGGGCTGGCGGTCGTTTAAAGATATAGGACAGACAACAACAATCACTCGGCGGGGAGCAGGTCGGGCACGTCCGCCAGCGAGTCGACGACGTGGTCCGGCGTCACGTCGCTCCCCTCGATCGCCCGCCGGTCACCGACGCCGGACCGGACCAGCACCGTCGTCATCCCCGCCCGCTCGCCCATCGCGACGTCCGTGTCGAGGCGGTCGCCGACGACGAGGCAGTCCTCGGCGGGGCAGTCGACCCGTTCGAGGGCCGCTTCGACGGCCCACTCGGAGGGCTTGCCCAGCACGGCGTCGGGGTCCCGCTCCGTGACGCCGGCGATGGCCCTGACGACCGCCCCGGACCCCGGGACCGGGTTCCCGTCGCCGTCGGGGAAGGTCACGTCCGGGTCCGTGCCGAGGAAGGCGGTGTCCTCGTCGAGCGCCCGCAGCGCCGCCAGCATGTCCCGGTAGTGGAACTCGTCGGTCCAGGAGGCGAGCAACACGTCGGCCTCCCGCGGCTCTTCCGTCACGGTCGCCTCCGTCCGGTCGATCCGCTCCCGGACCGAGTCGTCCCCGACGACGAACACCGCGTCGTCCGCGTGGTTCTCGTCGACGTAGCGCCGAGTGACGGTCGCCGACGAACACGCCTCCCCCGCACGGGCGTCGATCCCCAACGTCTGCAGGCGCTCGACGTACTCCGCGCCGCCGTGCAGGGGGTTGTTCGAGAAGAAACAGATCGAGAGGCCGCGGTCCCGCAGCCGGTCGACCGCCCGGCTCGCGCCGGGCAGCGGGGAGTCGCCGTGGTAGACGGTGCCGTCGAGGTCGAGGATCGCGCCCCGCAGTGTCATCGTCGATCCCTACGAACGGGGTCGGCAAAAGCCCACGCAGTCCGCTCGCTCGTCGACTCAGGCCGCGAGACGGCGCTGCCAGCGCGGGCCGGCCCGGCGGGCGAGCCACCACCCGGCCGCGCCCGCCACCGCCGAGAGCGCGACGGCCCCACCGACGGCCAGCGTCGGGGCGACGGCGACGACCAGTGCCGCGACCAGCAGCGGGACCGCGAGCGCCGCCAGCGCCGCGCCGAAGGCGGCGAACAGCGCGGTGTCGAACAGCAGTTCGTTCGGGGCCAGCCCCGTCAGGTACGCCGACACCCCGAAGACGTAGCTCGCGACGCCGGGGGCCACGAGCGCACCGACGGCGAGGTCCGCCGGCGGGTACCACAGCGCCGCGACGGCGAGGTAGGCCAGCGCCGTCGGCACCGACAGCGCCAGATGGGCCCGCAGCGCCCCGCGGAAGACGGCGTCGTAGCCAACCGGGAACCGCAGGTACTCCCGCTGCCCCTCGAACTGCGTCACCCAGCTGTAGGTGGTGAACGCCCCCAGTCCGAGCAGCGTCCCGAGCGCGACGCCGGCGTGGGGGTCGATTCCCGTCGCCGCGGCGACCCGCGCGAGCAACAGCGCCGTCACGGCGAACAGCACGCCCATCGAGAAGACGACCTTGCCGACCGAGCCCGAGGAGCGGGCCACCGAGAGCAGCGGCCGCCGCGTGAGCGGGTCCTCGACGCCGGTGAACAGCCGCTCGGTGGTGCGGTGTCGGCCCGACCCGCCGTCGTCGACCGGTTCGAACAGCGCGACGCCGGCCACCGCGAGCGCCGCGGTCGGGACGAGTCCCCGTGCGACCGCGTCGAGCGAGCCGCCGGCGTACAGCGCGTAGGGCGTGTACGCCACGGGGTCCAGCGCCCCGGCGACGGCGGCGCTGGTCCCGCCGGCCAGCGCGACGAGCAGGACGGCCCGACTCCGGGCGGCCAGCGCGATCAGCGCGAGGCTCAGGGACGCGCCGAACGCGAAGGCGGTGACGGCGGCCACCCAGAGGCGGGCGACGGCCGCCGGAGCCAGCCCCGACTCGGCCGCCACCACGCCGACGCCGACGACGGCCGGCGTCAGCACGAACCCGGTGTAGTAGCAGACGTCCTTGACGAGGAACGTCGCCAGCAGCCGTCGCCACGAGAGCGGCAGCGTCCGCGCGGAGAACACCAGCAGCGTCACGTCGCCCAGCACGTCCCGCAGGGCGTCCCGGCCGACGAGCCCGATGGTGCCGACCTGCAGGCCGAAAAAGCCCACGAGCGCGACCAGCCCGCCGGCCACGTCCGCCGGCGGCGTCCCCGTGTAAGCCAGCAGCCACGTCCCGGCGGCCGCTAGCGCGGCGATCAGGAGCGGGAACAGGGCGAACCGCCGGCCCCCGAACAGGTGGCTGTGGAGCCGCCACTCCTCGCGGAGCAGCCTGCGGAACAGCCCGCCGGTCACGCCCGGACCCCCGCCGCGTCGCCGCCGACCTCGGCGACGAAGTAGTCCAGCAGGTCGGCCTCGGTCATCTCGCGGGGGTCACACTCGGCGACGAGGCGGCCGTCCTCGACGATGCCGACGTGGGTGCAGAGCTCGGCGGCCACGTCGACGTAGTGGGTCGAGAGGAACAGCGTGTTCCCGCGCTCGCAGTAGCTCGCGAGCTGGGACTTGACCTCCTCCTGCATGATAGGGTCGAGGTTGACCAGCGGCTCGTCGATGAACACGAGGTCGGGGTCGTGGAGGAACGCGGCGGCCAGCATCACGCGCTGTCGTTCGCCCTCCGAGAGCCCGGTCGCGAGCGCGTCGAGGACGCCGGCGAACCCGAGCCGGTCGGCCCACTCGTCGATGCGGGCCTCGTGGTCGGCCACGTCGCGAACCTCCGAGACGAAGGTGAGGTACTCCCGCGGCGTGAGGAAGCTCGGCGGGTCCTCGCGCTCCGGGAGGATGCCGATGGCCGACCGGACGGCGAGCGGTTCCGCTGCGGGGTCGCGCCCGACGACGCTGGCCGAGCCGCCGGTGGGCTCGCGCTGCCCGGTCAGCAGCTCGATGGTCGTCGTCTTTCCCGAGCCGTTCGGCCCCAGCAGGCCGAAGACGGCCCCCTCCTCGATCGACAGGGAGAGGCCGTCCAGCGCGGTCACGTCGCCGAAGTCGCGGCGGAGGTCCGTCGTCTCGATGGCTGCCATCTCGTCGGTGACTGTCGGTGCAGTCCCTTAGCCCTTTGTCCGTGCCGTGGACGACGGGGCCGTGGGCGCGGCCGCGCCGGCCCGTTCGCCGGCGAGGTGCCAGCGGGCCGTCCAGACGACCCAGCCGCCGAACAACAGCGCGCCGGCGAACTCCGGCACTGCGAGCCCGCCGCGGGTGAACGCGCCGCCGGTCGCCCACCAGTACCAGACGGCGACGTGGACGCCGACGAGCGCGAGCGTGACGGCCCCGCGCACCCGAGCCCCGGCCAGGGCGTTCCCGACGGCGTAGGCGGCCATCGCCACCATCGACGCCAGGTAGAACGTCACCGCGGCCGGCGCGTGCAGCGCCTGGCTGTACGGGAACACGCCGACGCCCGCCAGGCCGATCAGCGCGACCACGAACGGCAGGGCGGCGACGCGTTCGACCGGGTGGCCGGCCCCCCGGGACAGTGTCAGCGCGAACGCCAGCCCGACGACGGCACCGACGACCAGTCCGCCGTCGAACAGCAGCGTCGTCACCGGCGTCGCCGCGGCGTCGCCCGGCTGGCCCAGGTCCGACAGCGCGTCCCCGGTCCACCGGAACGTCGGCGACGCCACCGTCGCCGCGAGGATCGCCAGGTCCGTCAGGCCGACCGACGCCACCCCCGCCCACGCGCTCGCCCTGTCAGTCTCCATCGTGTGAACCCTGACCGCGCGGTCGAGGTAAACCTGAGGGTGGTCGACGACCGTTCCCCGTCCCACCGTCGCCCCCGCGTGCGCGTGTCCGTGTTCGCGGGTCCGGGCCGACGCTGGACCGACGCCGGTCGGACGGAACCACGCGGCCGCTCGGCGGCACTACACGGTCGACGGCGGCGTCCCCGCCGTCGGCTGGTCGTGCCCTCGCCCCAGTCGTCGCCACCCGAGCACTCCGGCGGCGACGAGGAGCAGTCCGCCGACGACGAGCAGGAAGGGTTCGGCTCCGAGGACGAACACGACCGGGTCGCCGTCGTACATCGTCGTCTCGGCGTACAGGGTCGTGTTCCGAACGTGCCAGTAGACCGCCCGGAGCGCGTAGAACAGCACGACACCGCCGCCGGCGATCGGTACGACGGCGGCCCGTCGCCACCGGAGCGTAGCGACGGTGCCGACGACGCCGACGGCACCGACGCCCGCGAGCAGTCGCTCGCTCCGATTGAGTCTCCCGCCCCACCCGGTCACGATCGTCCCCTCGTACCCCGGAGCGACGTGAACGAGCCCCTGGTGGACGCCGACCACGATGGCCGCGAGTCCGCCGACGGCGAGGGCGACCGGCAAGACGGTGCTGTATCGCACGACGACCGTTTCCGAGCGGCGTGACTTAGTCGTTCCCCCGAAACGCCGGTGGATCGGTGCCCGTCGGTTCCGCTCCGCCGTCCGTCGCTCGGACGGCCACAGCCCCACACGGCGGCCCTCAGTCCAGCCACACCGGGACCGGCGGCGCGAGCGAGAGCGTCTTCCCCGGGCTGTAGTGGACGACCGGGTCGCCCTCGGCCGGCGGCAGCGACAGCGCGTCGAGCGGTGCGGCCCCCGCGTCGGCCGCGACGGGTGCCAGCGGCCAGTCGTCGCCGCTGACGCTCCCGACCAGCCGCGTCCCCAGCGCGTCGCTGGCGAAGTACCGCTCGCGCTCGACGAGGAATCGGGCCAGCGAGTCCGGCGGAGCCGATCCCGGGTCGCCGTCGCCCGGCGTGTACCGGACGTCGAACACCCGCCGGCCGTCGGCGGTGAGGGTGCGTCGTCGCCGGCCACTCCCCTCGTCCGCCCGCGTGACCTCGCCCTCCCGGATCGGGAGCCCCAGCCCGGGGCCGCCGAGCGCCGACGCCACCTCGTCGGCGGTGTAGACGGCGAGGAAGCGGACGCCGCGCTGGCCGTCGGGACCACGGACCGGCGTCCGGACGTTGACCCACTCGGCCGGCCGGGTCAGCGAGACGCCGAAGGTGTCGGCGCTCGCGACGGTGTGGGCGAGGGCCGTCACCCACGCGGTCCCGTCGAACCGCTCGACTGTGAGCCAGTCGGGAACCGCCGCGGCGAGGGCGTCCGCGTCGACCGGCCAGTGGCAGAAACAGGCGTCCTCGACGGTCACGTCGAGCGGACGGAGCGTGCGCATAGCGAGGGGTTCGACGCCGAGCGACGTGAGTGTCACGCCCTCAAGCCCGGTGGAGGCGGCCGGCGGTCACGTCGATGGCGGGACTGTAGTGGACGACCGGGTCGCCGACGGGGTCGTCGAAGCCGTTGGCCTCGAACAGCTCGTTCCGGCGGACCTCGACGCGGCCGGCCTGGAGCGGCCAGGGCTCGTGGTCGATGTCGGCGTAGTACACGCGGCCGTCGCGGTCGGCGACGTAGAAGCGGTACCGCGACACGAGGAACGCCTCGCGCGAGCCCGGCTCCGGCGTGCTCGGCTCGCTGTCGGCGGCGGGGCCGTACGTCGCGTCGAAGTCCGCCGGCGGCGCGCGACCGTCGGTCCGCTGGCTCCGGAACCGGACGTCGTCGCCGCGCCGGCGGACGGTCATCGACGCGCGGTAGTACGGCAGCTCGAACAGCCGGCGGGCGACGGAGACGCCGAGCCTGTCGTCGGCGTCGAGGTTGTAGAAGTAGACGCCGGGCGTCGTCCCGTCGGTGACGTAGGTCCGGAGGTTCAGCTCGCCGAACGACCGGCCGAGGGGACTCCCGCGCGGTCGGACGTCCGCCATCTCGAAGGGCACGACGCCGAGCCAGGCCCGCCCCTCGTGGGTGTCGACCGAGAGCCCGTCGGGGAGCGTCGCCGCCACGACCTCGGGCTCGACCGGCCAGTGCAGGAACCCCACGTCCCGCCACGCCATCGTGAGCAGGTCCATACCTGGCGTAGGGATCGGACGGTTTTCGGCCTGGCGTGGCAGGCCCTGGCACGAACCGTGACGCGGGGGCGGCACGCCCCCAGTGGTTCTATGGGCGCGGCGCTCCCAGCCCCGCGTATGGAGTTCGAGGTGGTCCAGGGCGACATCGCCGCACAGTCGGCCGACGCGCTCGTCAACGCCGCGAACACGAGCCTCCGGATGGGGTCCGGCGTCGCCGGTGCGCTCAAGCGCGCCGCGGGGTCGGGCCTGCCCGACGAGGCCGTCGCGAAGGGACCCGTCGATCTGGGCGGCGTCGCGACGACGGACGCCTACGACCTCGACGCAGAGTACGTGATCCACGCCGCCGCGATGCCGCCCGGCGGCGAGTCGACGGCGGAGTCCATCCGCGACGCCACCCGGAACGCGCTCGCCGAGGCCGACGCGCTGGACTGCGAGTCCGTCGTCCTCCCGGCGATCGGGTGTGGCATCGCGGGCTTCGACTTCGAGGAGGGCGTGCGGCTCATCTGCGAGGTGATCCGCGACTTCGAGCCGTCGTCGCTGACCGACGTGCGCCTGATCGCCTACGACGACGACAGCTACGAGACGATCCGCCGGGTCGCCGACGAGGTGCGGTCGTGAGCGGCGACGGCGAGGACGGACCGGAGACAGAGTCGGCGGCGTCCCCCGCCGCCGACCGCCCCGTTGTCTGTCCGGTCTGTGGGGCCGACTTCGAGTCGGTGTCGGTCCACGACGAGGGCGTGATGGTCAATCTGCTGGACAACGAGGTGTTCCGCCGCGTCTGCTTCCAGCCGGCCGGCGAGGGCGGGACGCCCGTGGTCCGCTTCTTCCACCACACCCACGAGCAGGCGGGGACCGACGATCCCGGGACGCCGGGCGGTCGGGTCCCCTGAGTCCCGGCGCGGGCGCTACCGAACGTTTTTGTCGTCCGCCGTAACAGTCGGAGGTATGGCCCTCCACCCACTGCAGTTCGGCGTCCCCGGTGGCATCGAGATCCTCGTCCTCCTGATCGTGATGTTCCTCTCGGTCGTGGTGCCACTGATCGCCGCCGTCCTGATCTACCGGGACGCGGACCGACGCGACAGCGGCCACGCCCTCGCGTGGGCCGCCGGAGCGTTCTTCGGCAGCGTCGTCGTCTGGATCCTCTACCTCGTCGTCCGGGACGAGGTGGGGCCAAGCGGCGCGGCGTAGCCGGCCGCCGATCAGTCTTCGAGTACCGCCGTGATGGCGACGGCGGCCTCCTCGAAGTCGTCAACGTCGATACCGTCGGTCGTGAGCAACACGCCCGCGTCCGGGCCGAGGACGCGGACCACGAACCCCTCCCCGTGGACCCGCACGGTGAACTCGTAGGGACCGATGCTCTCGTCGGCGGCGGGGACCGCCAGCGCTGTCCGGACCGGGGCCTCAGCGAAGCCGACGCGCTCGAACTCGACGAGTCGGGCCTTGACCTCCAGGGCAGTCTCACGGGTCTCGTAGAGGTCCGAGCGAACGTACAACAGGTCCATCTCGGAGGGCGTGAAGTACACCACGCTCCGGAGCGTGTCGCCGATGCTGGTCCGGGCCGCAGTCACGATGCTATCGGCGAACTGCGTGTCGATACCGGTGTCGAATGGGACATCGTACATACGACGAGTACGACGCCCCGGATATTAGCTGTGCGCGCCAGTTTTCGGGCGTGGGGAGCCACCCCGGTCTGCACTGGCTCTCGGTCGTTGTTCGACCGCTCTGTCGGCACCCCGATTCGGGGATCGGTTCGCTCCCCCGCTCGTTCTCGGATGGCCTACTCGTGTCCCGACACCGGCACCGGCTCGTAGGGCTCCTCCAGCCACGCCACGTCGCTCTCGGCGAGGTCGATCTCCAGCGCCTCGACGGCCTCTTCCAGGTGCTCGACGCTGGAGGTGCCGACGATCGGTGCGTCCACCCACTCCTTGTCGAGGACCCACGCCAGCGCGATCTGTGCCATCGTGGCGTCGTACTCCTCGGCCAGTTCCCCCACGCGCTCGTTGACCTCGCGGCCGTTGCCCTCGAAGTAGGGGTGTTCGCGGGCGTGGCTGTCCGTCTCGCCCCGCGTCGTCGCGTCGAACTCCTCGTGGGGCCGCGTGAGGTAGCCCCGGGCCAGCGGGCTCCACGGGATGACGCCGATCCCCTCGCGGTCACAGAGCGGCAACATCTCCCGCTCTTCCTCGCGGTAGAGCAGATTGTAGTGGTCCTGCATCGTCGCGAACCGTTCGAGGTTCCGCAGGTCGCTCACACGCAGCGACTCGGCGAGCTGGTAGGCCCACATCGACGACGCGCCGACGTACCGGGTCTGCCCGCGTCGGACGGCGTCGTCGAGCGTCCGGAGCGTCCCT from Haloarcula litorea encodes:
- a CDS encoding HAD-IIA family hydrolase — protein: MTLRGAILDLDGTVYHGDSPLPGASRAVDRLRDRGLSICFFSNNPLHGGAEYVERLQTLGIDARAGEACSSATVTRRYVDENHADDAVFVVGDDSVRERIDRTEATVTEEPREADVLLASWTDEFHYRDMLAALRALDEDTAFLGTDPDVTFPDGDGNPVPGSGAVVRAIAGVTERDPDAVLGKPSEWAVEAALERVDCPAEDCLVVGDRLDTDVAMGERAGMTTVLVRSGVGDRRAIEGSDVTPDHVVDSLADVPDLLPAE
- a CDS encoding ABC transporter ATP-binding protein produces the protein MAAIETTDLRRDFGDVTALDGLSLSIEEGAVFGLLGPNGSGKTTTIELLTGQREPTGGSASVVGRDPAAEPLAVRSAIGILPEREDPPSFLTPREYLTFVSEVRDVADHEARIDEWADRLGFAGVLDALATGLSEGERQRVMLAAAFLHDPDLVFIDEPLVNLDPIMQEEVKSQLASYCERGNTLFLSTHYVDVAAELCTHVGIVEDGRLVAECDPREMTEADLLDYFVAEVGGDAAGVRA
- a CDS encoding DUF998 domain-containing protein; its protein translation is METDRASAWAGVASVGLTDLAILAATVASPTFRWTGDALSDLGQPGDAAATPVTTLLFDGGLVVGAVVGLAFALTLSRGAGHPVERVAALPFVVALIGLAGVGVFPYSQALHAPAAVTFYLASMVAMAAYAVGNALAGARVRGAVTLALVGVHVAVWYWWATGGAFTRGGLAVPEFAGALLFGGWVVWTARWHLAGERAGAAAPTAPSSTARTKG
- a CDS encoding DUF2071 domain-containing protein, translating into MRTLRPLDVTVEDACFCHWPVDADALAAAVPDWLTVERFDGTAWVTALAHTVASADTFGVSLTRPAEWVNVRTPVRGPDGQRGVRFLAVYTADEVASALGGPGLGLPIREGEVTRADEGSGRRRRTLTADGRRVFDVRYTPGDGDPGSAPPDSLARFLVERERYFASDALGTRLVGSVSGDDWPLAPVAADAGAAPLDALSLPPAEGDPVVHYSPGKTLSLAPPVPVWLD
- a CDS encoding YqjF family protein; its protein translation is MDLLTMAWRDVGFLHWPVEPEVVAATLPDGLSVDTHEGRAWLGVVPFEMADVRPRGSPLGRSFGELNLRTYVTDGTTPGVYFYNLDADDRLGVSVARRLFELPYYRASMTVRRRGDDVRFRSQRTDGRAPPADFDATYGPAADSEPSTPEPGSREAFLVSRYRFYVADRDGRVYYADIDHEPWPLQAGRVEVRRNELFEANGFDDPVGDPVVHYSPAIDVTAGRLHRA
- a CDS encoding macro domain-containing protein, with product MEFEVVQGDIAAQSADALVNAANTSLRMGSGVAGALKRAAGSGLPDEAVAKGPVDLGGVATTDAYDLDAEYVIHAAAMPPGGESTAESIRDATRNALAEADALDCESVVLPAIGCGIAGFDFEEGVRLICEVIRDFEPSSLTDVRLIAYDDDSYETIRRVADEVRS
- a CDS encoding DUF7522 family protein encodes the protein MYDVPFDTGIDTQFADSIVTAARTSIGDTLRSVVYFTPSEMDLLYVRSDLYETRETALEVKARLVEFERVGFAEAPVRTALAVPAADESIGPYEFTVRVHGEGFVVRVLGPDAGVLLTTDGIDVDDFEEAAVAITAVLED
- a CDS encoding aldo/keto reductase; protein product: MEYTTLGSTGMEVSRLCLGCMSFGTPEWREWVLDESESREVIERAIDLGINFFDTANMYSRGESERVLGNVLDDYERDEQVVATKGYFQMDDGNPNSGGLSRKALEQELSNSLDRLGMDTVDLYQIHRWDYDTPIEGTLRTLDDAVRRGQTRYVGASSMWAYQLAESLRVSDLRNLERFATMQDHYNLLYREEEREMLPLCDREGIGVIPWSPLARGYLTRPHEEFDATTRGETDSHAREHPYFEGNGREVNERVGELAEEYDATMAQIALAWVLDKEWVDAPIVGTSSVEHLEEAVEALEIDLAESDVAWLEEPYEPVPVSGHE